The Saccharomonospora glauca K62 genome has a segment encoding these proteins:
- a CDS encoding DUF5336 domain-containing protein yields the protein MSDSGYFPPPSPPPPPPSTPPGYPVPPGYRLVPARSGLGVTHWLHLATFAIGLVALFLGFAPAVEAAADLGEDYFGAVYSVSIYEGGAGLTPALLFTAGFVALLGALPGGRERTVPGPIVPALSVGVTLEAMFSTFTMPAEQEAAVGWIMIMVLCVLQSVIALIAYFVGRSDPGNR from the coding sequence GTGAGCGACTCCGGATACTTCCCACCGCCGTCACCACCACCGCCACCACCGTCCACGCCGCCGGGTTACCCGGTGCCGCCCGGATACCGGCTCGTGCCGGCACGGTCCGGGCTCGGGGTCACGCACTGGTTGCACCTCGCCACGTTCGCCATCGGACTGGTCGCGCTTTTCCTCGGTTTCGCTCCGGCGGTGGAGGCCGCAGCCGATCTCGGTGAGGACTACTTCGGTGCCGTCTACTCCGTGTCGATCTACGAGGGCGGTGCGGGGCTGACCCCGGCACTGTTGTTCACTGCGGGGTTCGTGGCTCTGCTCGGTGCGCTGCCGGGAGGCAGGGAACGAACGGTGCCCGGTCCGATCGTGCCCGCCCTCAGTGTCGGGGTGACCCTGGAGGCGATGTTCAGCACCTTCACAATGCCCGCGGAACAGGAAGCCGCGGTCGGCTGGATCATGATCATGGTGCTCTGCGTGCTCCAGTCCGTCATCGCGCTCATCGCCTACTTCGTCGGGCGGTCCGATCCCGGGAACCGGTGA